A stretch of the Pseudopipra pipra isolate bDixPip1 chromosome 11, bDixPip1.hap1, whole genome shotgun sequence genome encodes the following:
- the RAD54L2 gene encoding helicase ARIP4 isoform X2 — MLLLDESQQFPDQPREGVFSGDHAEHTEDGEWQRSTSTTSSPSERAEQLLQNQHKSLASEDTKKKRAQKPSHMRRNIRKLLREDQLEAVTKAAQQEELERRKRLEQQRKDYPATIPTVPLEFLPEDIVFRTAEATQLPPQVLAEEVICLDSTSSGSEDDAKGKNSIKDEVIELSSGEDDALQIVDSSDSGNEGEEDGSEESSGSHVNDALNQSDALGQVIVNINHPPNEEDIFLAPQLAHAVKPHQIGGIRFLYDNLVESLERFKTSSGFGCILAHSMGLGKTIQVISFLDVLFRHTEAKTVLAIVPVNTLQNWLAEFNMWLPAPENLPADYNSKEVQPRTFKVHILNDEHKTTAARAKVVNDWVTDGGVLLMGYEMYRLLSLKKSFATGRKKRTKKQTGPVIIDLDEEDRQQELLKGIEKALSRPGPDVVICDEGHRIKNCHASTSQALKNIRSRRRVVLTGYPLQNNLIEYWCMVDFVRPDFLGSRQEFSNMFERPILNGQCIDSTPQDVRLMRYRSHVLHSLLEGFVQRRGHNVLKVQLPSKEEHVILVRLSKIQRALYTEFMNRFRDAGNSGWLGLNPLKAFCVCCKIWNHPDVLYEALQKENLANEQDLDVDDLGTASTNSRCQPQGIKVKAESNALASPVGEATNSKFLQSVGFNPFQERANQVVTYEWAKDILCDYQTGVLENSPKMVLLFHLIEESVKLGDKILVFSQSLSTLSVIEDFLAKRPMPSPPGSDGGVHNWVRNINYYRLDGSTSASERERLINQFNDPSNTSVWLFLLSTRAGCLGVNLIGANRVVVFDASWNPCHDAQAVCRVYRYGQKKPCHIYRLVSDYTLEKKIYDRQISKQGMSDRVVDDLNPVLNFTRREVENLLHFVEEESDPAQLSLNPGKMKESVLQLACLKYPHLITKEPFQHESLLIDRKEHKLTKAEKKAAKKSYEEEKRASVPYTRPSYAQYYPASDQSLTSIPAFSQRNWRPALKGEDKPVASVRPVQSTPIPMMPRHVPMGSAGSTSSSNPAVNFPINYLQRAGVFVQKIVTTTDIVIPGTNTSTDVQARISAGESIHIIRGTKGTYIRTSDGRIFAIRTTGKPKGNEDRRTAASGSQSSSLESTSNGRHSASSPQLPSTEELTRPISPDSPEIISELQQYAEAAAARESRHSSPSTNAAQGHARTDTAPGAAARGAEQRVGVHCLAPSVSAALPATSQHVDAHSVLDLRGNKRKSTSPSAPEEQSRRQQKKRQLPSSVQPYEHGYPVSGGFTMPPVSLNHNLTHPFASQPGNSLYMGTGSSYYQLPNLLPDPHLVFPVTTDPLLTAGTASSSAATSATASVPSFMLNPSLTGVLPNYSLPFTQSLLPEPRMFAPFPAPVLPSSLPRSMASAYPGYMSPHSGYPAGGLLRSQVPQFEPQEVPEVGCSSNDEDKDDDVIEITGK; from the exons AGGACATCGTTTTCAGAACCGCAGAGGCGACCCAGCTCCCCCCTCAGGTCCTGGCTGAGGAAGTAATCTGCCTTGACAGTACCAGCAGTGGCAGCGAAGATGatgctaaaggaaaaaatagcattAAAGATG AAGTGATTGAGCTGAGCTCAGGAGAGGATGATGCCCTCCAAATTGTGGACAGCAGTGACTCTGGCAATGAAGGGGAGGAGGATGGCAGTGAAGAGAGCAGTGGCTCTCATGTGAATGATGCCTTAAATCAGTCAGATGCTCTGGGGCAAGTCATTGTCAACATCAATCATCCACCAAACGAAGAGGACATTTTCCTGGCTCCCCAGCTTGCACATGCAGTAAAACCTCATCAG ATTGGTGGGATCCGATTCCTGTATGACAACTTGGTCGAGTCCTTGGAGAGATTTAAAACCAGCAGTGGGTTTGGGTGTATTTTAGCACATAGCATGGGCCTGGGCAAGACCATACAGGTCATCTCTTTCTTGGATGTACTTTTCCGGCACACGGAGGCAAAGACTGTTCTTGCCATTGTACCT GTGAATACACTCCAAAACTGGTTAGCAGAGTTCAACATGTGGCTCCCAGCACCTGAAAACCTTCCTGCTGATTATAACTCCAAAGAGGTCCAGCCCCGCACCTTCAAAGTCCACATCCTGAATGATGAACACAA GACAACAGCTGCACGTGCAAAGGTGGTGAATGACTGGGTGACAGACGGTGGTGTACTGCTGATGGGATACGAGATGTACCGTCTCCTCTCACTGAAGAAGTCCTTTGCCACtggcaggaagaagagaacaaagaaacaaactggCCCTGTCATTATTGACTTGGATGAGGAAGACCGGCAGCAAGAGCTTCTGAAAG GGATTGAGAAGGCCTTGTCTCGCCCTGGCCCAGACGTGGTTATTTGCGACGAAGGACACCGGATAAAGAACTGCCATGCCAGCACTTCCCAGGCCCTGAAGAACATCCGCTCCCGCCGGCGGGTGGTGCTGACTGGGTACCCACTGCAGAACAACCTCATTGAGTACTGGTGCATGGTGGACTTCGTCCGACCCGACTTTCTGGGCTCGCGGCAGGAATTCAGCAACATGTTTGAGCGGCCCATCCTGAACGGGCAGTGTATCGACAGCACCCCGCAGGACGTGCGGCTCATGAGGTACCGCAGCCACGTCCTGCACAGCCTGCTGGAAGGCTTCGTGCAGCG GCGGGGCCACAATGTTCTGAAGGTTCAGCTCCCATCTAAGGAAGAACACGTCATTTTGGTGCGTCTGTCGAAGATCCAGCGGGCCCTTTATACGGAGTTCATGAACCGGTTCCGAGACGCAGGCAACAGTGGCTGGCTGGGACTGAACCCACTCAAAGCTTTCTGTGTCTGTTGCAAG ATCTGGAACCATCCAGATGTGTTGTATGAAGCTCTGCAAAAGGAGAATCTGGCAAACGAGCAGGATTTGGATGTGGATGACCTTGGCACAGCAAGTACTAATTCCCGCTGCCAGCCTCAGGGAATTAAAGTCAAAGCAGAGAGTAATGCTTTGGCATCACCAGTTGGAGAAGCTACTAATAGCAAGTTCCTCCAGAGTGTTGGCTTCAACCCTTTTCAAGAGAGAGCAAATCAGGTCGTAACTTATGAGTGG GCCAAAGACATCTTGTGTGATTACCAGACGGGAGTCTTGGAGAACTCGCCCAAGATGGTGTTACTGTTCCACTTAATTGAAGAAAGTGTGAAGCTTGGAGACAAGATCTTGGTCTTCAG CCAGAGCTTGTCCACCTTATCTGTCATTGAAGATTTTTTGGCAAAGAGACCGATGCCGAGTCCTCCAGGCTCAGATGGAGGAGTTCACAACTGGGTCCGAAACATCAACTACTACA GACTGGatggcagcacctctgcctcAGAAAGGGAACGACTGATTAACCAGTTCAATGATCCCAGCAACACCTCTGTTTGGCTCTTCCTTTTGTCCACACG TGCTGGTTGTCTGGGTGTCAACCTCATTGGAGCCAACAGAGTGGTGGTGTTTGATGCCTCCTGGAACCCGTGCCACGACGCCCAGGCCGTGTGCCGAGTGTACCGCTACGGGCAGAAGAAGCCGTGCCACATCTACAGACTGGTTTCTGATTACACCCTTGAGAAGAAGATCTATGACCGTCAGATCTCCAAGCAGGGCATGTCAG ATCGGGTGGTGGATGATCTGAACCCAGTGCTGAACTTCACCCGACGAGAGGTGGAGAACCTGCTGCATTTTGTGGAAGAGGAATCTGACCCTGCTCAGCTCTCCCTCAATCCAGGCAAGATGAAGGAGTCCGTTCTACAATTAGCCTGTCTCAAGTATCCTCACCTCATCACCAAG GAGCCTTTTCAGCATGAGTCACTGCTGATCGACCGGAAGGAGCACAAGCTGACCAAGGCAGAGAAGAAAGCAGCCAAGAAGAGCTATGAGGAGGAAAAGCGAGCATCCGTCCCCTACACCCGGCCGTCCTACGCACAGTATTACCCAGCCAGTGACCAGAGTCTGACGAGCATCCCTGCCTTTAGCCAGAGGAACTG GCGACCAGCCCTCAAGGGTGAGGACAAGCCAGTGGCAAGCGTCCGCCCAGTTCAGTCCACCCCCATTCCAATGATGCCCCGACATGTCCCCATGGGCAGTGCAGGATCAACCTCAAGCTCCAACCCTGCTGTCAACTTCCCCATCAACTATCTACAGAGAGCTGGTGTCTTTGTGCAGAAGATTGTCACCACCACGG ATATTGTGATTCCGGGTACAAACACGTCCACTGATGTACAGGCAAGAATCAGTGCTGGTGAGAGCATCCACATCATCCGAGGGACAAAAG GGACGTATATCCGGACCAGCGACGGTCGGATTTTTGCTATACGGACCACTGGGAAGCCAAAGGGCAATGAAGACCGTCGGACAGCTGCCTCAG GCTCCCAGAGCTCCTCCCTGGAGTCCACAAGCAATGGCAGACACAGTGCCTCATCGCCGCAGCTCCCCAGCACGGAGGAGCTCACCCGGCCCATATCCCCCGACAGCCCCGAGATCATCAGCGAGCTGCAGCAGTACGCGGAGGCGGCGGCCGCGCGCGAGTCCCggcacagctctcccagcaccaACGCGGCACAAGGCCACGCCCGCACGGACACCGCgcccggcgccgcagcccgaGGAGCCGAGCAGCGCGTGGGGGTTCACTGCCTGGCCCCCTCCGTGTCCGCGGCCCTGCCAGCCACCAGCCAGCACGTCGATGCCCACTCGGTGTTGGACTTACGGGGCAACAAGCGCAAGTCGACCTCGCCGTCGGCTCCGGAGGAGCAATCCCGCAGGCAGCAGAAGAAGCGCCAGTTGCCATCGTCCGTGCAGCCCTACGAACACGGGTACCCCGTCTCTGGTGGGTTCACCATGCCTCCTGTCTCTTTAAACCACAACCTAACCCATCCATTTGCCTCCCAACCAGGAAACTCCTTGTACATGGGCACTGGCTCCTCTTATTACCAGCTGCCCAATTTACTCCCAGACCCTCATCTGGTGTTCCCTGTGACTACTGACCCTCTGCTGACAGCCGGCACCGCCAGCTCTTCTGCTGCTACCTCAGCCACCGCCAGCGTCCCCTCATTCATGCTAAACCCTTCTCTGACAGGGGTGCTGCCCAATTACTCGCTTCCCTTCACGCAGTCACTCCTGCCCGAGCCCAGGATGTttgctcctttcccagcccccgTCTTGCCTAGCAGCCTTCCCAGGAGCATGGCATCTGCCTACCCTGGCTACATGTCCCCTCACTCGGGCTACCCAGCTGGGGGTCTCCTTCGGTCCCAGGTGCCTCAGTTTGAACCCCAGGAGGTCCCAGAGGTGGGATGCAGCTCTAATGACGAGGACAAAGACGACGATGTCATAGAGAtcacagggaaataa